ATTAAGGCTATTGCTAATGGTTTATGCCTTCCTGATGCTCCAAGTACTCCACCAACTTTCTACGTTGGACCTTTGATTGCACCAAGTAAACATGAAGCTGAAAATGACTATTGTTTATCATGGCTAGAGAAGCAACCGAGTCAAAGCGTTGTGTTCTTGTGTTTTGGAAGCCATGGGACGTTCTATCCACCCCAAGTTAAGGAAATAGCCAAAGGGTTGGAAAATAGTGGGCAAAGGTTCTTATGGGTTGTAAAAGATCCACCCAATCATGAAAAGACTAAGCAAGCTGAAGATAACCCTGATGTGGATTTAGACAGTCTTTTACCAGAAGGATTTATGGAGAGAACCAGAGATAGGGGTTTGGTTGTGAAGTCATTTGCGCCACAAGTAGCAGTGTTGAACAAGGACTCAATTGGTGGCTTTGTGACTCACTGTGGGTGGAACTCGGTATTGGAAGCGGTGGTGGCTGGGGTGCCTATGATTGCATGGCCTTTATATGCAGAGCAACACTTGAACCGGAACATTTTGGTTGAGGATATGAAGATGGCTATTCCGGTGAGCAGATGGAGGGGGATGGGTTTGTGAGTGGAACTGAGTTGGAGAAACGAGTGAGAGAGTTGATGGAATTGGAGAAGGGTAAGGAGCTTAGAGAAAAGAGCAGGAAGATGAAAGAGAAGGCCTTGGCTGCCATGGGTCCAGCAGGGTCTTCTACTAAAGCACTTACGAAGCTGGTTGAGTTATGGAAGTAAGGTTGAGGCCGGTGTTTCTTCGGGTTTTTTACCCATAtagtataaaataattaaaaaaatatcaaaatggtaCTAATAGCAAATTATTAACGAAAATGGTATGGGgagggtggtgccgcctatggcAGAGACGTGACCACCCTCCCACCTGACATGAACAGTAAAAAACAGTAAAAAGTTGttgaaaaaaaaggttaaaattgaaaaaaagaagaagctgaaTCTGGAAAAAAAAAGTTGGTCTGGTGGTGTGCCTGCCACAGGCGGCACCGATGGTGCCAGTGGCAGAGACGGCACCGGTCTCCTGCATGCACACCTTGTTTTTCCTGCTGTGTTGGGACCATATATTATGGTCCCCAACTCCATTTcgggaagaagaaaagaaaagagaagaagaaaaggaagaaggagaagaaggaagaaggagaagaaggaaggagaagaagaaaagaaagaagagaagaagaaggagaaggagTCGGCAGGtgagggaaagaaaaaagaaaaagagaaggagaaggagaagaaaAGGGAGGGAGGGAAGgaaggaaggaaggaaaaaaaaaagaaagaaaaaggagaaaaaaaaggtaatttttttttcagtttttttaacTGTTTTTTTACCCTCCCTATACTATTTTCGTCaataatttattattagtatcattttgttttttttttaaattattttatactgTATGGGTAAAAAATCCTGTTTCTTTTATGGGTCTCTTACAAGGTCATTAGGTGTGGTGTGAGGACTAAGGCAATCACTAACGGATCTACTGTTTCTATATTAGTATGTAACATTTTATATGTgagattaaataatttttaaatataaaatatttattaaaaaatactttgtaaaGAAGATCTTTAAAATGTAACAAGGTTCAAATCTCATCATTAGTCTTTCCCCAATCTTTTAATAGGAGTATAAATACATTGCAgaacaatataaataataatatttatgtcaaCCGAGTTAGGATTCAATCGGCCAAATCTCaccatatataaattttaagataaaaaatatatatcaattatataaaatattctttaataagcttcacaaatacaatatttcattaaacaaactcaaaataaacaagCAAAAAAACCTATTCCATAAATCAAACAATAAGATCATCCCATACTATGCAGTAtaataattcataattcaacaaacccaaaatacataataataaaaaattaaatttaaaatatattttaaaactatttttataaaaattaataataataaattagatttaaaatatattttaaaattaaaattttcatacctACAAGAATGAAAATCAATTAATAGCACTGATATGACCAGTACCAACTAGAGTTTGCACTGAAATAGAACCTAAAATTTGTTATTCTAATTTACTACCAGAATGGAACAGTTCAACTAGTACGAGTGCTACCGAAATGATATCGACTACCATTATGAGGGTTGCAATCCTACACCTCTCAATTTGTGTATGAGGTTAATtttatgccataaaataattataattttattttttattattaatttcttaaaaataaaaaataaaaaaaatataattccaaacaatataaaaaaatatcttcaaaataaaaaaaacataaaaattataaaattatatttttttttcaaatttccagTAAAATATAAAATCTCTTTTCCACTACTTATATATAAGTTTGGTTTAATATacaaaaacaatattaaaaaaaagatgatTGTTGTTTTATATGAAAAGaaacattataaaatttatttaaaatataaaatctcTTTTCTCTACTAATATAAAACATCGAAATTGGgttttggatgaaaattttattttttttaaatgctaaCATTTTAGAATTTATCAATTTAGAATTTTAAgatttgtaattattttgtttGGATAAATAATTGATTCAGACAAATATAGGTTATtagaattttacaaatttaaaaaattaagaataattatattaaaaataaataatataaaaatatttaatatgagtATCAatctatttgtaaaattttataaatatttttaataaaataaaatttaaaatatatattataattaaataaaaatgttttttttacctTGAGTTATTAAAATGCCCTCTTGAAATTACTcgcaaattttaaaattctctaatatattttagaattttaaaaatcttaatacAAATGAAATTTCTCCTACAAATTCTTCACCCAAacatacatttaattttttttaaaaaattttttgaagattttgattttttttttaaaaaattcataactttttgataaattttaacaattttaaaattttttagaatccTTTTTTACATCATGTTAATGCATATAATTGTGATTGTATGAGAATTATTATGATTGATTATCAAATTATATGATGTAATGAATCAAAATAGTTTAAGTTGCTTTGAAAATATAATGTAATGTTATAAATCTAGATTTGGCGACCAGATCAAGTGTGGGTTTCGTAATTATTGTATATTAATTGTGTTATTAGAATTAaagttttattgttaaaaactataatattAAGTGGGCAAAATTAGGTAGAAcgttgtttttgaaaaaaaacaaaattaagctgCGTTTGATTCAATTAGAAAATTAGGTTGATTTGACCGACCTACACTATCATCGTAGCAAACAGCACATTTTGTATACATGACACGCTTTTAGAGAAAATTATGCAAAATACCGAAATTAGGCCTAATTCaccaaaattaacttttttttaatttttaattaataaatatattattttcaaatttttaattcatatttttaattaataattattttatttatataaataaaataataaatgtgtaattatataataaaaatatatattttatatatcattatgttaaaaacatttttaattaatagttcatttatttatatataataaaaattaaatttgattttataatattataatttactatACCCACAATATAGATGAAAAAACAATGATGTTTGAAATATTTTGTCACAGCCGAAAATGTTAAAGgtttggtataatggaaattctgaatatttaattagaaatttttttgtttaagtaGGTTCTACTCTGAATATCAGAATCTTGCATGCTGATAGGTAAATAGTTAGTATTCAAGTTTAGAGTTGTTACACTAGAATTATGAGTTCTCTTTAATGGAAACATTATGATTAGGAATATTAAATTTGAtgatgaatgaattggttttggTGAACAATTGTGGGAAGGTTATATTAGGTGGACGACATTCTCATTTGAAGCATTTTTCTCTTATTCTGGCATCCATTTTccattcttctattttctttggttAGTTTCGTAAGAAAGAAAATTAATGAGCTATATGCATGAGGGGAAGAAACTAATGTGTTTGGCTTAAATAGTTGATAATTTAGCAATTCAGTAATCTTTCCAACTCTTTCGTATCTTTTGATTGAAGAGAAGGAAGGAAAATATGAGGAATTcagtaaaatttattttgttcTATGACGTTAAAGTTGCAGTTAACCTTTAACATTTATCTGCATGCAATTGAATTAATGTTTTCTTACATATGTATTCATTGTTCGATCTTTATATGGTTGTTATGTTTAGCTAACCAAGAAGGAGGTGGCCTGAGTGATAAAGGGAATGCTAAGCAGGTGTGAGTAGTATCAGCTCCAAGTATTTTGCTGGTGAGTTCCTACACTTAAACTAGTTGATATCTTTTATTGTATTTCCTTGTTATGTCATTTTGCTATGGAATTAAACCGTGATGTTACAATATGTGTATGAGTGTTGTAATGATAGTTTTTAGCTGGGAAATTGTATGATTATGATGTTGAGAAATGTGTCtatattatagtaaacatgtaattgttttctatgtatctAAATGATGAATAAATGAATTTCACATTTCATGTTGTGTCTGTTGTAtttctgtctttcatattttacatgcatagcgaaattgtgacaatcaaatattagttcattgattaTATAAGTTCAAATTTATGATAAGTAgtattgtaagaacgtttacattgcaaaaacgataacttacttcagtagataatttaAACGAATCCATAATCCCATAAAACAATCAAAGTGAGTATTTGATTCAAACACTAAGAAGGAATAttatctacaattccaattgaggagatgactagtcttagctatcgaagcagttgactccacgagtagagacatggatgtattcattggtagaatgatatatTGGACTGGATCTAAGAAGGAATAttatctacaattccaattgaggagatgactagtcttagctatcgaagcagttgactccacgagtagagacatggatgtattcattggtagaatgatatatTGGACTGGAtctaagatgaattaattctgaatccgtttgtgaattaattcacttgtcacattcatggtatgatttacctaaatcctgagttagtcactgatcatacgtatgtaactcatgtgctttgatataagtagaggcttatactctaaagatgattgaTCCGATAGCCGGTATGTtcggtacatgacttgtgtatgacatagctttactagcaacaatagaattcatagcttaattaaagagttaacgatatcctctgaTTGATATTATGTAggttgataaatatggaacatggccacaagttgcttgttctcgaatgagaaatttatcatagtcattcgttgacagtgatcatattaatcattaggAGGACACAATGGtcacaataagataaaataggattttattcagtgaacaaatttaacttaaagaaatcaaagatatcatatgagGTAACGCATACATGAAGAGGTCATTGGATAAAGCAGTTAGATGAATTGTTTTTGTAAAGAGTatataataaggagttttcaatcatggtacttgttgtggactgactccatgattaagtaattgagAATTATCGAAACGATgtttctagacataattgcaattactagagcctaattgtatatgttcgactagtccctccactagcttaacaaaaactcaatcggtctgcatttgaattagaagaaaattctatgactttgaaaataatttaattaagtttatttattgtATGCGAAATTAAATTGGTGATTGTAAGAATTGTCCAATTAGAGAATgggattaaaaaattttcttgaaaaattaatttggaaaatattagtgatttttgggaaaattagttttgatcaagtaaaattaaattaattaatatgatattttaaaaaattaattttcaagtcaaacaattagcccaatgggtaattgaaattgaaaattgaaaattggacctgagatagGAAATTGGACCTAACATAGAAAATTAAACCCGAGAACCCAAAAACAAGAttaagacccaaaaactggtcaaCCCGAGCCTGGTATGTGAAACTGGGCCGACGGTCCAACCAGTTTCAGGACCAAACTGGTCAAGCTATCACTAGGCCCGAATCGAATTGGCAATAGCCAAATCGGCTCGAGGTGCCGTGAGGATGTCGCACCTGCGATGGCACCACTGGAAATGGTGCCGACGACGGCGACATTCTAGTGGTCGACGGTTTGTCCTTCATCGGTTGAGCAGTGGAGGAATCACACTCCTATTGGGACTTTGTCGGATAATTTGATTCTAGATtaactattctaaaaataatattattttaataaaattaatattaaattt
The Gossypium hirsutum isolate 1008001.06 chromosome A07, Gossypium_hirsutum_v2.1, whole genome shotgun sequence genome window above contains:
- the LOC107955595 gene encoding LOW QUALITY PROTEIN: UDP-glycosyltransferase 88F3-like (The sequence of the model RefSeq protein was modified relative to this genomic sequence to represent the inferred CDS: inserted 1 base in 1 codon); its protein translation is MQETIVLYPSPGLGHVFSMVELGKLILHHYNNRYSITILLTTGFWDTPTIISYINSVSQAFPSISFFRFPSISIDLSQNCSGAAIAFHFIRLHAPNVLHSLHQISKSHKISAFIIDLFCTAALSMGKDLNIPTFYFFTSGASTLAVFLQIPKLDKQTFGRSFKDLPNTVFHFEGVPSLRAVHMPEPLLDREDPAYHDFMYFMSNLQQSDGIIVNTFEDLEPISIKAIANGLCLPDAPSTPPTFYVGPLIAPSKHEAENDYCLSWLEKQPSQSVVFLCFGSHGTFYPPQVKEIAKGLENSGQRFLWVVKDPPNHEKTKQAEDNPDVDLDSLLPEGFMERTRDRGLVVKSFAPQVAVLNKDSIGGFVTHCGWNSVLEAVVAGVPMIAWPLYAEQHLNRNILVEDMKMAIPXEQMEGDGFVSGTELEKRVRELMELEKGKELREKSRKMKEKALAAMGPAGSSTKALTKLVELWK